In Lysobacter firmicutimachus, one genomic interval encodes:
- the recG gene encoding ATP-dependent DNA helicase RecG, with protein sequence MQSRKDGPAVDLHTQPLPRMPGVGPAVAEKLAARGLLTLQDFWLQLPRQYEDRTQLTPIRRLQPGIAAQVEGRVEAVERGFRYRPMLRVAVGDDSHGTVVLRFFHFRAAQVAQFRVGARVRLYGTPKPGQHGLEIVHPSYRILDDTAEVELGQSLDPVYPAIEGIGPATLRKLIGFALDRLPDDAALELLPGELRRRLKLPTLREALLTVHRPPVDADVAALIEGRHPAQRRLALEELLAHHLSLRRQRISQQAHRARPLKQLPLAERLRKSLPFKLTAAQRRVFDEIRADLAKPSPMLRLVQGDVGSGKTVVAALAAMLAVQHGRQAALMAPTELLAEQHLNNLRRWLEPLGVRVAWLAGKVTGRARKNVLAQVAAGEAQVVVGTHALMQEGVAFQDLALAIVDEQHRFGVHQRLALRDKGAGGSVGDDAIVPHQLVMTATPIPRTLAMTAYADLDVSAIDELPPGRTPVQTVALSEERRPELVQRIRNACAEGRQAYWVCTLIDESDEVVAQAAQSTFEELSRQLAPLRVGLVHGRMKPKEKQAVMQAFKDGALDLLVATTVIEVGVDVPNASLMIVENAERLGLAQLHQLRGRVGRGSAASTCVLLYRSPLSGLARQRLETMRQTHDGFVIAEKDLELRGPGELLGTRQTGLAGFRVADLARDADLLPLVQELGEKLLAQSPEQAERIVARWVGGAARYASA encoded by the coding sequence ATGCAGAGCCGTAAGGACGGTCCCGCCGTCGATCTCCACACGCAACCGCTGCCGCGCATGCCCGGGGTCGGCCCGGCCGTGGCCGAAAAACTGGCGGCGCGGGGGCTGCTGACCCTGCAGGATTTCTGGCTGCAACTGCCGCGCCAGTACGAAGACCGCACCCAACTCACCCCGATCCGGCGCCTGCAGCCGGGGATCGCGGCGCAGGTCGAAGGACGGGTGGAGGCGGTCGAGCGCGGCTTCCGCTACCGACCGATGCTGCGGGTCGCGGTCGGCGACGATTCGCACGGCACGGTGGTGTTGCGCTTCTTCCATTTCCGCGCCGCCCAGGTCGCTCAGTTCCGGGTCGGCGCGCGGGTGCGGCTGTACGGCACGCCCAAGCCCGGCCAGCACGGGCTGGAGATCGTCCATCCGAGCTATCGCATTCTCGACGACACGGCCGAGGTCGAACTCGGGCAGTCGCTGGACCCGGTGTATCCGGCCATCGAAGGCATCGGCCCGGCCACCCTGCGCAAGCTGATCGGCTTCGCCCTCGACCGCCTGCCCGACGACGCCGCGCTGGAGCTGCTGCCTGGCGAGCTGCGTCGGCGACTGAAACTGCCGACCCTGCGCGAAGCGCTGCTGACCGTGCACCGGCCGCCGGTCGATGCCGATGTGGCCGCGCTGATCGAAGGCCGGCATCCGGCGCAACGCCGGCTGGCGCTGGAAGAGCTGCTGGCCCATCACCTGAGCCTGCGCCGCCAGCGCATCAGCCAGCAGGCGCACCGCGCGCGGCCGCTGAAGCAACTGCCGCTGGCCGAGCGCCTGCGCAAATCGCTGCCGTTCAAGCTGACCGCGGCGCAGCGGCGGGTGTTCGACGAAATCCGCGCCGACCTGGCCAAGCCTTCGCCGATGCTGCGGCTGGTGCAGGGCGACGTCGGCAGCGGCAAGACCGTGGTCGCCGCGCTGGCGGCGATGCTGGCGGTGCAGCACGGCCGCCAGGCCGCGCTGATGGCGCCGACCGAGCTGCTGGCCGAGCAGCACCTCAATAATCTGCGCCGTTGGCTGGAACCGCTGGGCGTGCGCGTGGCCTGGCTGGCCGGCAAGGTCACCGGTCGCGCGCGCAAGAACGTGCTGGCGCAGGTCGCGGCCGGCGAGGCCCAGGTGGTGGTCGGCACCCATGCGCTGATGCAGGAGGGCGTGGCCTTCCAGGATCTGGCCCTGGCCATCGTCGACGAACAGCACCGTTTCGGCGTGCACCAACGCCTGGCGCTGCGCGACAAGGGCGCCGGCGGCAGCGTCGGCGACGACGCGATCGTGCCGCATCAGCTGGTGATGACCGCCACGCCCATCCCGCGCACCCTGGCGATGACCGCCTACGCCGACCTGGACGTGTCGGCGATCGACGAACTGCCGCCCGGCCGCACGCCGGTGCAGACCGTGGCGCTGAGCGAAGAGCGCCGGCCCGAGCTGGTCCAGCGCATCCGCAACGCCTGCGCCGAAGGCCGCCAGGCCTATTGGGTCTGCACCTTGATCGACGAGTCCGACGAGGTGGTGGCGCAGGCCGCGCAATCCACCTTCGAAGAACTGTCGCGCCAGCTCGCGCCGCTGCGCGTGGGGCTGGTGCACGGGCGCATGAAGCCCAAGGAAAAGCAGGCGGTGATGCAGGCGTTCAAGGACGGCGCGCTGGATCTGCTGGTCGCGACCACGGTGATCGAAGTCGGCGTCGACGTGCCCAACGCTTCGCTGATGATCGTCGAGAACGCCGAGCGCCTGGGCCTGGCCCAGTTGCATCAGCTGCGTGGCCGGGTCGGCCGTGGCAGCGCCGCCTCGACCTGCGTGCTGCTGTATCGCTCGCCGCTGTCGGGCTTGGCGCGGCAACGCCTGGAGACCATGCGCCAGACCCACGACGGTTTCGTCATCGCCGAAAAGGATCTGGAGTTGCGCGGCCCCGGCGAACTGCTCGGCACCCGCCAGACCGGCCTGGCCGGTTTCCGCGTCGCCGACCTGGCCCGCGACGCCGACCTGCTGCCGCTGGTGCAGGAGCTCGGCGAGAAGCTGCTCGCGCAATCGCCGGAACAGGCCGAGCGCATCGTCGCGCGCTGGGTCGGCGGCGCGGCGCGTTACGCCTCGGCCTGA
- a CDS encoding TonB-dependent receptor, with the protein MSLRKHRLVVATGTAIAALCGGAFLPAAAQTPDQPKELDKITVTAQSREQELQDVPIALQVVTDQLIDEVAAQDLGDLDSFVPGLVVDSQQPTQPGFQLRGISTDDFGIGTDPAVGVYVDGVYAGRGGGVLLPFTDVERIEVLKGPQGTLFGRNTAAGAISIVTRKPSAAATEVAAKLRVGNHGKQYVDGMLNLPVSENSAFRFNALINHADGWIQDAQTGRDLNPENNWATRAAFKTRLGERTSVLLSWDHESLDQLGQATTGIVALPPAPGLPALPVDESAYLDPRKVPTFSDAEGNEESRRFDGVTLIVDHGTDWGGFTSTTSWRDYDSLNRVEEDGTNRRYLYVDSTNTESNRSFYQEFKFAGSTDKIDWVAGASYFDERARQTSEVNAMTDSVDTIVHNLGLAPTPTGYLFGYVDQQLGALGIPISLLGHRWNEKFNNTLDTRAYAVFGDVIWHATDKLNLTVGLRYTRDEKKFSWLNTPRSAPELDAALDQLDALGFFDLAGIPREFFVFDVAFIDPPALMNKGVLRRTSDSWTDFSPRFVVDYHFDDDTMVFASLAKGYKAGGFNSLQIGSSFENEDVWNFETGIKKAFPDQRLQLNASVYYYVYDNRQAVRLDNSTDIPRFVIDTSDLEAYGLDFDLRWQVSDAFGLDFNAGFIDSTYKNYVTADGIDASGDPTGLPYWSFAGGAHYRWDLGGRGDLRASLRHAYRGKVRCSDESRSQNRCGVSPALDLGEAQNRTDLRLAWTSPQGRWGLAAYANNLFDHQYVNALGTYGKTVLGTVGARVSEPRTFGLEFSARY; encoded by the coding sequence ATGTCGTTGCGCAAACACCGCCTGGTCGTCGCGACCGGCACCGCCATCGCCGCGTTGTGCGGCGGCGCCTTCCTGCCCGCTGCGGCGCAAACGCCGGATCAGCCCAAGGAGTTGGACAAGATCACCGTCACCGCGCAGAGCCGCGAGCAGGAGCTGCAGGACGTGCCGATCGCGTTGCAGGTGGTCACCGACCAGCTGATCGACGAGGTCGCCGCGCAGGACCTGGGCGACCTGGACAGCTTCGTGCCCGGCCTGGTGGTCGACAGCCAGCAGCCGACCCAGCCCGGGTTCCAACTGCGCGGCATCAGCACCGACGACTTCGGCATCGGCACCGATCCGGCGGTCGGCGTCTACGTCGACGGCGTCTATGCCGGCCGCGGCGGCGGCGTGCTGCTGCCGTTCACCGACGTGGAGCGGATCGAAGTGCTGAAAGGGCCGCAGGGCACCTTGTTCGGCCGCAATACCGCCGCCGGCGCGATCTCGATCGTGACCCGCAAGCCCAGCGCCGCGGCGACCGAAGTGGCGGCCAAGCTGCGCGTCGGCAACCACGGCAAGCAGTACGTCGACGGCATGCTCAACCTGCCGGTCAGCGAGAACTCGGCGTTCCGCTTCAATGCCTTGATCAATCACGCCGACGGCTGGATTCAGGATGCGCAGACCGGGCGCGATCTCAATCCGGAAAACAACTGGGCCACGCGCGCGGCGTTCAAGACCCGGCTCGGCGAGCGCACCTCGGTGCTGCTGAGCTGGGATCATGAGAGTCTGGATCAGCTCGGGCAGGCCACGACCGGCATCGTCGCCCTGCCGCCGGCGCCGGGCCTGCCGGCACTGCCGGTCGACGAGTCGGCCTATCTCGATCCGCGCAAGGTGCCGACCTTCAGCGACGCCGAGGGCAACGAGGAATCGCGGCGCTTCGACGGCGTCACCCTGATCGTCGATCACGGCACCGACTGGGGCGGCTTCACCTCGACCACCTCGTGGCGCGATTACGACTCGCTCAACCGGGTCGAAGAAGACGGTACCAACCGCCGCTATCTCTATGTCGACTCGACCAACACCGAGAGCAACCGCAGCTTCTACCAGGAGTTCAAGTTCGCCGGCAGCACCGACAAGATCGACTGGGTCGCCGGCGCCAGCTATTTCGACGAGCGCGCCAGGCAGACCAGCGAAGTCAACGCGATGACCGACTCGGTCGACACCATCGTCCACAACCTCGGCCTGGCGCCGACCCCGACCGGCTACCTGTTCGGCTACGTCGACCAGCAGCTCGGCGCGCTCGGCATTCCGATCAGCCTGCTCGGCCACCGTTGGAACGAGAAGTTCAACAACACCCTGGACACCCGCGCCTACGCGGTGTTCGGCGACGTGATCTGGCACGCCACCGACAAGCTCAATCTGACCGTGGGCCTGCGCTACACCCGCGACGAGAAGAAGTTCAGCTGGCTCAACACGCCGCGTTCGGCGCCGGAACTGGACGCTGCGCTGGACCAGCTCGACGCGCTGGGCTTCTTCGATCTGGCCGGGATCCCGCGCGAGTTCTTCGTCTTCGACGTCGCCTTCATCGACCCGCCTGCGCTGATGAACAAGGGCGTCCTGCGGCGAACTTCCGACAGTTGGACCGATTTCAGCCCGCGCTTCGTCGTCGACTACCATTTCGACGACGACACCATGGTCTTCGCCTCGCTGGCCAAGGGCTACAAGGCCGGCGGCTTCAACTCGCTGCAGATCGGCAGCAGCTTCGAGAACGAGGACGTCTGGAACTTCGAGACCGGGATCAAGAAGGCCTTCCCGGACCAGCGCCTGCAGCTCAACGCCTCGGTCTACTACTACGTCTACGACAACCGCCAGGCGGTGCGGCTGGACAACAGCACCGACATCCCGCGTTTCGTGATCGATACCTCCGACCTGGAAGCCTATGGCCTGGACTTCGACCTGCGCTGGCAGGTCAGCGACGCCTTCGGCCTGGACTTCAACGCCGGCTTCATCGATTCCACCTACAAGAACTACGTCACCGCCGACGGCATCGACGCCAGCGGCGACCCGACCGGCCTGCCGTACTGGTCGTTCGCCGGCGGCGCGCACTACCGCTGGGATCTGGGCGGTCGCGGCGACCTGCGCGCCTCGCTGCGCCACGCTTACCGCGGCAAGGTCCGCTGCAGCGACGAGTCGCGCTCGCAGAACCGCTGCGGGGTGAGCCCGGCGCTGGACCTGGGCGAAGCGCAGAACCGCACCGACCTGCGCCTGGCCTGGACCTCGCCGCAGGGCCGCTGGGGCTTGGCCGCCTACGCGAACAATCTGTTCGACCACCAGTACGTCAACGCGCTGGGCACCTACGGCAAGACCGTGCTCGGCACCGTCGGCGCCCGCGTCAGCGAGCCGCGCACGTTCGGGCTGGAGTTCAGCGCCCGGTACTGA
- a CDS encoding SO2930 family diheme c-type cytochrome: MRTNAMGRGWIGLLLSLCLAACAREAAPPPVRFFAEGQPADLAEWNLLRVADGRLRLNRGVMPYDLNTPLFSDYAHKLRTVWMPQGQAAAYDAERAFDFPVGTILSKTFYYPRGEGDTVLRSADDGPDLRGGGLELSKVRLVETRLLVRRREGWIALPYVWNEQQTRARLMRAGELVPLRLTGADGRSEPAQYQVPDQNQCAGCHGTDMKSKALQPIGPKARQLNRDFAYDDGLANQIARWTRAGYLRGAPAPQAAPRAANWRDPGAPLDAKARAYLDVNCGHCHSPSGPGNTSGLWLDAATREPLRLGRCKLPIAAGKGTGDRRYGLVPGKPDESILVYRMLSDDPAVMMPELGRSVVHAEGVQLIRDWIAAQQGSCG; the protein is encoded by the coding sequence ATGCGAACGAACGCGATGGGCCGCGGTTGGATCGGGTTGTTGCTGTCGCTGTGCCTGGCGGCGTGCGCGCGGGAAGCCGCGCCGCCGCCGGTGCGCTTCTTCGCCGAAGGCCAGCCGGCGGATCTGGCCGAATGGAACCTGCTGCGCGTCGCCGACGGGCGCCTGCGCCTGAACCGGGGCGTGATGCCCTACGACCTCAACACGCCGCTGTTCTCCGACTACGCGCACAAGCTGCGCACGGTGTGGATGCCACAGGGGCAGGCCGCGGCCTACGACGCCGAGCGCGCGTTCGACTTCCCGGTCGGCACCATTCTCAGTAAGACCTTCTACTACCCGCGCGGCGAGGGCGATACGGTGTTGCGCAGCGCCGACGACGGCCCGGACCTGCGCGGCGGAGGGCTGGAGCTGAGCAAGGTGCGGCTGGTCGAAACCCGGTTGCTGGTGCGGCGTCGCGAGGGTTGGATCGCGCTGCCCTATGTCTGGAACGAACAGCAGACTCGGGCGCGGTTGATGCGCGCCGGCGAGTTGGTGCCGTTGCGCCTGACCGGCGCCGACGGACGCAGCGAACCGGCGCAATATCAGGTGCCGGACCAGAACCAGTGCGCCGGTTGCCACGGCACCGACATGAAGAGCAAGGCGCTGCAGCCGATCGGACCGAAGGCGCGCCAACTCAATCGCGATTTCGCCTACGACGACGGCCTGGCCAATCAGATCGCGCGCTGGACCCGCGCCGGCTACCTGCGCGGTGCGCCGGCGCCGCAGGCCGCGCCGCGCGCCGCCAACTGGCGCGACCCGGGAGCGCCGCTGGATGCCAAGGCGCGTGCGTACCTGGACGTCAATTGCGGCCACTGCCACAGCCCGAGCGGGCCCGGCAACACCTCCGGCCTGTGGCTGGACGCGGCCACTCGCGAGCCGCTGCGGCTGGGGCGCTGCAAGCTGCCGATCGCAGCGGGCAAGGGCACCGGCGACCGCCGCTACGGCCTGGTGCCGGGCAAGCCGGACGAATCGATTTTGGTCTATCGCATGCTCAGCGACGATCCGGCGGTGATGATGCCGGAACTCGGTCGCAGCGTGGTGCATGCCGAGGGCGTACAACTGATCCGCGATTGGATCGCCGCGCAGCAGGGGAGCTGCGGCTAG
- a CDS encoding parallel beta-helix domain-containing protein, translating to MSPPIRAFAVAVLAAAVAAACGPEQAQHTPTAQVAAGDAAFAEAFRTRLLDAKPGDVIEVPPGRHSFDRSLTLRVDGVTIRGAGPDKSVLSFKGQKAGAEGLLVNASRFVLEDLAIEDSKGDGLKVNEGEHITIRNVRVEWTGGPSTKNGAYGLYPVKTRNVLIENSVAIGASDAGIYVGQSRDVIVRNSRAEFNVAGIEIENTVNADVYGNVATNNTGGILVFNMPALSQQGGAIRVFQNKVYRNNTANFGAKGTPVASVPAGSGIVINSNDDVEIFDNEISDNATTNIIVSSVYSTGYKDDKASKDFDPYPERIAIYGNRLSGGGDSPDGLDLKALKTAIYGLRGRFPDVLWDGYANAKLAGGPQICIRDVSGVIDADGPGGYKSPSQDTKRYDCALPKLPAIDLKRG from the coding sequence ATGAGCCCGCCGATCCGCGCTTTCGCCGTCGCCGTCCTCGCCGCCGCCGTGGCCGCCGCCTGTGGCCCCGAGCAGGCCCAGCACACGCCCACCGCGCAAGTCGCCGCCGGCGACGCCGCGTTCGCGGAGGCCTTCCGCACCCGCCTGCTCGACGCCAAGCCCGGCGACGTGATCGAGGTGCCGCCGGGCCGGCACAGCTTCGACCGCAGCCTGACCCTGCGCGTGGACGGCGTGACCATCCGCGGCGCCGGCCCGGACAAGTCGGTGCTGAGCTTCAAGGGCCAGAAGGCCGGCGCGGAAGGCCTGCTGGTCAACGCCAGCCGCTTCGTGCTGGAGGACCTCGCCATCGAGGACAGCAAGGGCGACGGACTCAAGGTCAACGAGGGCGAGCACATCACCATCCGCAACGTGCGGGTGGAGTGGACCGGCGGCCCCAGCACCAAGAACGGCGCCTACGGCCTGTACCCGGTCAAGACCCGCAACGTGCTGATCGAGAACTCGGTGGCGATCGGCGCCTCCGACGCCGGCATCTACGTCGGCCAGTCGCGCGACGTGATCGTGCGCAACAGCCGCGCCGAGTTCAACGTCGCCGGAATCGAGATCGAGAACACCGTCAACGCCGACGTCTACGGCAACGTCGCCACCAACAACACCGGCGGCATCCTGGTGTTCAACATGCCGGCGCTGTCGCAGCAGGGCGGCGCGATCCGGGTGTTCCAGAACAAGGTCTACCGGAACAACACCGCCAACTTCGGCGCCAAGGGCACGCCGGTGGCCAGCGTGCCGGCCGGCAGCGGCATCGTGATCAACTCCAACGACGACGTCGAGATCTTCGACAACGAGATCAGCGACAACGCCACCACCAACATCATCGTGTCCAGCGTCTATTCCACCGGTTACAAGGACGACAAGGCGTCGAAGGATTTCGATCCTTATCCCGAGCGCATCGCGATCTACGGCAACCGCCTGTCCGGCGGCGGAGACTCGCCCGACGGGTTGGACCTGAAGGCGCTGAAGACCGCGATCTACGGCCTGCGCGGCCGTTTCCCCGACGTGCTGTGGGACGGTTACGCCAACGCCAAGCTCGCCGGCGGCCCGCAGATCTGCATCCGCGACGTGTCCGGGGTGATCGACGCCGACGGCCCCGGCGGCTACAAGAGCCCGAGCCAGGACACCAAGCGTTACGACTGCGCCCTGCCCAAGCTGCCGGCCATCGACCTCAAGCGCGGCTGA